Part of the Caldilineales bacterium genome is shown below.
TGTCCTTCACTGCTGCAAAACGTAACCAGACTTTTCTCCGGTTACGTTTCTTCGACCCGTTCCCCTTTTCTGGTTACGCTCTGGTTACGTCCAAACGTAACCAGACAAATCTCTGGTCCAACCCTCCAAAGTCCCGCTGGTGGTGCGCACCCAGGGCGGCGGCGGGCGCGGCAACGCCGCCCAGCACTCGCAGAGCCTGGAGATGTGGTATGTCCACACCCCCGGCCTCGTCGTCATCCAGCCGTCCACGCCCTACGACGCCAAAGGGCTGCTGAAATCCGCCATCCGCGACGATAACCCTGTCATCTTTATCGAGCACAAGCTGCTGTACAACACCACCGGCCCCGTGCCCGAATCCGACTATCTGATCCCCATCGGCGTGGCCGAGGTCAAACGGGCGGGCCAAGACGTGACCATCGTCGCCACCTCGCGTCTGGTGCTGTTTGCCCTTGAAGCCGCCGAGCGCCTGGCCGCAAGGGGCATCCAGGCCGAGGTCATCGACCCGCGCACGCTCAAACCGCTCGACCTGGACACGATCGTGCGCTCGGTGGAAAAGACTGGCCGACTGGTGGTCGTCAATGAGGGCGCCTTGACCGGCGGCTTCACGGCCGAGGTGGCGGCGCGGGTGCAGCGCGCGGCCTTCGACTGGCTGGACGCGCCCATCCTGCAGGTCGCCGCCGAGGATGTGCCACTTCCGTACAACGGTCGCCTGGAACTCGAGGCGCTCCCCAGTGTAAACGACATCGAAGCCGCCTGTCTGGAAGCGCTCTACTGGCCGCCGCCATGATTTCCAGCCCCCCCTTCCGCCCTCCCTCCCCGCCCAACGACCGCGGCGATGAGGCCACGCGATGACCACCGATGTGATCATGCCCAACCTGGGACTGACGATGGAAGCGGGAACCATCGTCCGCTGGCTGGTCGCGCCCGGCCAGCCGGTCGAGCGCGGCCAGCCGCTGTTCGAGGTCGAGACCGACAAGGTCAGCGTCGAGGTCGAGGCATTGGCAAGCGGCGTACTCGGCCCGTTGCTGGTGGAGGCCGGGCGCAGGGCGCCGGTGGGGACGGTGCTGGCGCGCATCGGCGAGGGGGACGACGGGCGAGAAACGATAGACGATGGGCTGGTTGCCGCCCTCCGCCCCACTCCCGCCCATCTCCAATCTCCAACCTCCGATCTCCGTCCTCCGCCCTCTGACCTCCGCCTTCCGCCCTCCGCCCTCCGCCCTCCGCCCTCTGACCTCCGCTCTCCCACCTCCTCCCCCCGCGCCCGCAAGATCGCCAAAGAGCGCGGCCTCGACTGGCGCACGCTGTCGGGCAGCGGCCCGCGCGGACGCGTGATCGAGCGCGATGTCCTAGATGCGTCGCACTTTGGAAGTGCGTCGCACCTACACTCTGGAAGTGCGTCGCACCTGGCGAGTCACCTGCTCGCCGAAGTCGATCTTTCTCGCCTGCTCGACGCCCACCGCCGCCTGACGCCGTTCGTGCCGGACTTGCGCCTGATCGATTGGCTGGCCGCCATCGTCGGCACGGCTTTGGACGAGGCCGGCATCGCCGCCGCGATCGCCTCGGCAGCCATCCGCAGCTATCCGCGCCTCACATCGGGCGCGCCGCCATCGCTGGCGCTGATCGCAGCCGAGCGCGGCCGCGCCGCCCCGGCCTCGGCGCCCATCTTTGCCATCGATGATCGCAGCGCCAGCCGCATCGATGTCCTCATGCCATCGCTGGCGCCGGCGGAGATCGCCAGTCTGGTCCTGGGGCGCATCGACAAATCGGGACATGCCACGCTTTCGCTTGCGTTTGCTGGCCCGACCCTGGCCGGGGATCAGGCCGTGCGGCTGCTCGAACGGGTGATCGACCTGATCGAGGAGCCAGAAGGTCTGTTGTTGACCATCTGAACCAGGGCTGGGATGGGGATGCAGGGAATTCTCGCTAACCCTTACCTTGCCACTTGACAAACTCCTGCCAGGTGGAGATAATTTAGGCACACCTAAATTTTTCATCTTGGTTATGAAAGGAGATTGTCATGCCCGAACCGTTGCTCTATCTGATCATCGCCGGCCTCATCACCAGCGCCGGCCTGCTGGCCTTCTGGCCCAGGCGAGGTCTGTTCCCGCGCTGGCAGCGCGCCCGCCAGGCCACCGAGCACGTACTCACCGAAGACGCCCTCAAGCACATCCACGCCTGGGAGATGCGCGGGCAGGTGGCCACCACCGAAAGCGTGGCCGGGGCCTTGCAGATCAGCAGCGACAGGTCGGCGGCGCTGCTGGGCAACATGGC
Proteins encoded:
- a CDS encoding E3 binding domain-containing protein is translated as MTTDVIMPNLGLTMEAGTIVRWLVAPGQPVERGQPLFEVETDKVSVEVEALASGVLGPLLVEAGRRAPVGTVLARIGEGDDGRETIDDGLVAALRPTPAHLQSPTSDLRPPPSDLRLPPSALRPPPSDLRSPTSSPRARKIAKERGLDWRTLSGSGPRGRVIERDVLDASHFGSASHLHSGSASHLASHLLAEVDLSRLLDAHRRLTPFVPDLRLIDWLAAIVGTALDEAGIAAAIASAAIRSYPRLTSGAPPSLALIAAERGRAAPASAPIFAIDDRSASRIDVLMPSLAPAEIASLVLGRIDKSGHATLSLAFAGPTLAGDQAVRLLERVIDLIEEPEGLLLTI